A window from Streptomyces sp. NBC_00271 encodes these proteins:
- a CDS encoding PAC2 family protein produces MIELEGVPELIDPVMVAAFEGWNDAGDAASTAVAHLDREWKGEVFAALDAEDYYDFQVNRPTVWLDGGVRKITWPTTRLSVVRVGGEKPRDLVLVRGIEPSMRWRSFCNELLGFAHELGVELVVILGALLGDTPHTRPVPVSGVTSDPDLARTMDLEETKYEGPTGIVGILQEACTHAGVPAVSLWAAVPHYVSQPPNPKATLALLNRLEDLIDLRIPLGELPEDARAWQLGVDQLAAEDSEVAEYVQTLEEARDTAELPEASGEAIAREFERYLRRRDGGGPAGPAPGGHATADGSDSPSYLRDNPGGRPKPPKSPRPETGTEDEDSPED; encoded by the coding sequence GTGATCGAGCTCGAGGGGGTTCCCGAGCTGATCGACCCGGTCATGGTGGCCGCGTTCGAGGGCTGGAACGACGCCGGCGACGCCGCCTCCACCGCGGTCGCGCATCTCGACAGAGAGTGGAAGGGCGAGGTGTTCGCGGCGCTGGACGCCGAGGACTACTACGACTTCCAGGTGAACCGGCCCACGGTGTGGCTGGACGGCGGGGTCCGCAAGATCACCTGGCCGACCACGCGCCTGTCGGTGGTCCGGGTCGGCGGCGAGAAGCCGCGCGACCTCGTGCTGGTCCGGGGGATCGAGCCGTCGATGCGGTGGCGCTCGTTCTGCAACGAGCTGCTCGGCTTCGCGCACGAGCTGGGTGTGGAGCTGGTGGTGATCCTGGGCGCATTGCTCGGTGACACCCCGCACACACGTCCGGTGCCGGTGAGCGGGGTCACCTCGGACCCGGACCTGGCCCGCACGATGGACCTGGAGGAGACCAAGTACGAGGGCCCCACGGGCATCGTCGGCATCCTCCAGGAGGCGTGCACGCACGCGGGCGTACCGGCGGTGTCGCTGTGGGCGGCCGTACCGCACTATGTGTCGCAGCCGCCGAACCCGAAGGCGACGCTGGCCCTCCTCAACCGCCTGGAGGACCTGATCGACCTGCGGATCCCGCTGGGCGAGCTGCCCGAGGACGCGCGGGCCTGGCAGCTGGGCGTGGACCAGCTGGCCGCCGAGGACAGCGAGGTCGCCGAGTACGTGCAGACGCTGGAGGAGGCCCGGGACACCGCGGAACTGCCGGAGGCGTCGGGCGAGGCGATCGCACGCGAGTTCGAGCGCTATCTGCGGCGGCGGGACGGCGGCGGTCCGGCGGGCCCGGCCCCCGGCGGACACGCCACGGCCGACGGCAGCGACAGCCCCTCGTATCTGCGGGACAACCCCGGCGGTCGTCCGAAGCCTCCGAAGTCCCCACGGCCGGAGACCGGCACCGAGGACGAGGACTCCCCGGAGGACTGA
- the mtnA gene encoding S-methyl-5-thioribose-1-phosphate isomerase produces the protein MPQELRAVDWTGSSLALIDQTALPHRTETREIRDVDGLVDAIQRLVVRGAPAIGAAGAYGVALALLQGEREGWSAEETRAAVARVRAARPTAVNLMVCVDRVMARFDEGLDAVLAEAAAVQREDVEANRAMGAYGADWLVKKVGVDRPLRVLTHCNTGALATAGWGTALGVIRELHARGLVEVVYADETRPLLQGSRLTAWELVQEGIAHYVQADGAAAGTILRGEVDAAIVGADRIAANGDTANKVGTVGVALACADAGIPFLVAAPTTTVDLATATGADIHIELRGEDEILEWSGVRTAPAESRGHNPAFDVTPGRLVTGLVTERGVLEISAGELPAHHLR, from the coding sequence ATGCCCCAGGAACTGCGCGCCGTCGACTGGACCGGAAGCAGCCTCGCGCTCATCGACCAGACGGCCCTGCCGCACCGCACCGAGACCCGCGAGATCCGTGACGTGGACGGGCTGGTGGACGCCATCCAACGGCTCGTCGTGCGCGGCGCGCCGGCGATCGGGGCGGCGGGGGCGTACGGGGTGGCGCTCGCGCTGTTGCAGGGCGAGCGCGAGGGCTGGTCGGCCGAGGAGACGCGGGCGGCCGTGGCCCGCGTCCGTGCGGCGCGCCCGACCGCGGTGAACCTCATGGTGTGCGTCGACCGGGTGATGGCCCGCTTCGACGAGGGACTGGACGCGGTGCTCGCGGAGGCCGCGGCCGTCCAGCGCGAGGACGTCGAGGCGAACCGCGCCATGGGGGCGTACGGCGCGGACTGGCTGGTCAAGAAGGTCGGGGTGGACCGGCCGCTGCGGGTGCTCACGCACTGCAACACCGGTGCGCTCGCCACCGCCGGCTGGGGCACGGCGCTCGGCGTCATCCGTGAACTGCACGCGCGCGGCCTGGTCGAGGTCGTGTACGCCGACGAGACGCGTCCTCTCCTCCAGGGCTCCCGCCTCACCGCCTGGGAGCTCGTCCAGGAGGGCATCGCGCACTACGTGCAGGCGGACGGTGCCGCCGCGGGAACGATCCTGAGGGGCGAGGTCGACGCGGCGATCGTCGGCGCGGACCGCATCGCCGCCAACGGCGACACGGCCAACAAGGTGGGCACGGTCGGGGTCGCCCTCGCCTGCGCGGACGCCGGAATCCCGTTCCTGGTGGCCGCTCCCACCACGACGGTCGACCTGGCCACGGCCACGGGTGCCGACATCCACATCGAACTCCGCGGCGAGGACGAGATACTGGAGTGGTCGGGCGTACGAACGGCGCCGGCGGAGTCCCGAGGCCACAACCCGGCCTTCGACGTCACCCCGGGGCGCCTGGTGACGGGCCTGGTGACCGAACGCGGGGTACTGGAGATATCGGCGGGCGAACTCCCGGCCCACCACCTGCGCTAG
- a CDS encoding BMP family ABC transporter substrate-binding protein, which yields MSRRSRRPLQFAALAAGTALLATACNAAAKDSSSSSDGAKSGGKSFTLVTPDAVGQNEFLKLAVDGVKAAAKAHDGTQKVYESSDTASQQQNVQAAVEAKPDVIVLVGFEFADLVAQQAKAHADQQFLMIDACTTKTFKNVGCAVFREHEGVYLAGAEAGLLSKSGKVGAVDVLDTPQFRRYSDPFAAGAKKVAAKTSTSTRFVGGQSPFDDSARAKEQANSLLSKGTDQIMAAAAAGNYGVFEAAKAKGAFAYGVDVNQCVSSPGTVVDNVIKRTDVAVEKGIDQVLGGKAGTTVSYGLKEGGISLTGLEAGVDSSKCVIAQHKDVLTKVEALRDQIVAGELKVDDPAAS from the coding sequence GTGTCCCGCAGAAGTCGCCGCCCCCTCCAGTTCGCCGCCCTCGCGGCGGGCACCGCACTGCTCGCGACCGCCTGCAACGCCGCCGCCAAGGACAGTTCCAGTTCCTCCGACGGCGCCAAGAGCGGCGGCAAGTCCTTCACTCTGGTCACTCCCGACGCCGTCGGGCAGAACGAGTTCCTGAAGCTCGCGGTCGACGGGGTGAAGGCCGCGGCCAAGGCGCACGACGGGACGCAGAAGGTCTACGAGTCCTCCGACACCGCCTCGCAGCAGCAGAACGTGCAGGCCGCGGTGGAGGCCAAGCCCGACGTCATCGTGCTGGTCGGTTTCGAGTTCGCCGACCTGGTCGCGCAGCAGGCCAAGGCCCACGCCGACCAGCAGTTCCTGATGATCGACGCGTGCACGACGAAGACGTTCAAGAACGTCGGGTGCGCGGTCTTCCGCGAGCACGAGGGCGTGTACCTCGCGGGCGCCGAGGCCGGGCTGCTCAGCAAGAGCGGCAAGGTCGGCGCGGTGGACGTCCTCGACACGCCCCAGTTCCGGCGCTACAGCGACCCGTTCGCGGCCGGTGCCAAGAAGGTGGCCGCCAAGACGTCCACCTCGACGCGCTTCGTCGGCGGCCAGTCGCCGTTCGACGACTCGGCGCGCGCGAAGGAGCAGGCGAACTCTCTCCTGTCCAAGGGCACCGACCAGATCATGGCGGCGGCCGCGGCCGGCAACTACGGCGTCTTCGAGGCCGCGAAGGCCAAGGGCGCGTTCGCGTACGGCGTCGACGTCAACCAGTGCGTCTCCTCGCCCGGCACGGTCGTCGACAATGTGATCAAGCGCACGGACGTCGCCGTGGAGAAGGGCATCGACCAGGTCCTCGGCGGCAAGGCGGGCACGACCGTGTCGTACGGCCTGAAGGAGGGTGGCATCAGCCTGACCGGTCTCGAGGCCGGCGTCGACTCCTCCAAGTGCGTCATCGCCCAGCACAAGGACGTCCTGACGAAGGTCGAGGCGCTGCGCGACCAGATCGTCGCCGGGGAGCTGAAGGTCGATGACCCCGCAGCGAGCTGA
- a CDS encoding nucleoside phosphorylase, with translation MTQDLLPITRIPRTGLPPSAVVVGDPARAAAVAALLDGAEEVSYHREYRVFSGSWKGLPVTVASHGVGAPGAILLFQELADAGVTTFLRFGTAGAMRPGIGDGDLVIAEGAVRDDGVTQQLLPPEYPAVSSPEAVFALQRAARAADAPHHRGLVWTRAAFQPGLIPLTAYDNAGLAAIEMELSALLVTASLRGLVAGGVLVIDGANADELVDEENTGGYDPHRDVVAAGVERGAVVALEALRLLAEERACAA, from the coding sequence ATGACTCAGGACCTGCTGCCCATCACCCGGATACCCCGCACCGGTCTGCCGCCGTCCGCCGTGGTCGTCGGCGACCCGGCGCGCGCCGCGGCCGTCGCCGCCCTGCTCGACGGTGCCGAAGAGGTCTCCTACCACCGTGAGTACCGCGTGTTCAGCGGGAGTTGGAAGGGGCTGCCGGTCACCGTCGCCTCGCACGGAGTCGGCGCGCCGGGCGCGATCCTGCTCTTCCAGGAGCTGGCCGACGCGGGCGTCACGACCTTCCTGCGGTTCGGTACGGCCGGGGCGATGCGCCCGGGCATCGGGGACGGCGATCTCGTCATCGCGGAGGGGGCCGTACGGGACGACGGGGTGACCCAGCAGCTGCTGCCGCCGGAGTACCCGGCGGTCTCGTCCCCCGAGGCGGTGTTCGCGCTCCAGCGCGCGGCCCGCGCCGCGGACGCACCTCACCACCGGGGTCTGGTGTGGACCCGGGCTGCCTTCCAGCCGGGCCTGATTCCGCTGACCGCCTACGACAACGCGGGCCTCGCGGCGATCGAGATGGAGCTGTCCGCGCTGCTGGTCACCGCGTCGCTGCGCGGTCTCGTCGCGGGCGGTGTGCTCGTGATCGACGGCGCGAACGCGGACGAACTGGTCGACGAGGAGAACACCGGCGGCTACGACCCGCACCGCGACGTCGTCGCGGCGGGCGTGGAGCGCGGTGCGGTGGTCGCGCTGGAAGCACTGCGTCTGCTGGCGGAAGAGAGGGCGTGCGCCGCATGA
- a CDS encoding amidohydrolase → MSEHADLLVHGGDVLTVDEAGTFVRSGAVAVRDGEIREVGPAEELRTRYEAAETLDATGCLVLPGLVNTHTHLAMTLLRGRADDVTLQGFLERVLRWEAELLSPKSVAAGVRAAIAESVRAGVTSALDMYWFHEAAERVAREAGWRLHTGPTFMDVPDPADGIAYEDRMAWARRDLAARATARPGTRPVLFAHSTYTLSPDQLTDIAALAREFGALLHLHAAENATEVATVEVRHGRRPVELLDSLGLLGPDLLIAHAVDLTGPEIAALARTGTSVAHCPVSNLKLGCGIAPVPRLLSAGVTVGLGTDGAVSSNTLDVLGAVRQAALVHKAAGDPTAVGAEQAVRMATLEGARALGLGDHLGSLEPGKRADLIVLDLNAPQVRPAHNPWSTLAYAAHSADVRDTVVDGRILMRDRVLTTVDEATTLADLEALA, encoded by the coding sequence ATGAGCGAGCACGCCGACCTGCTGGTCCACGGCGGGGACGTCCTCACCGTCGACGAGGCGGGCACCTTCGTACGCTCCGGCGCGGTCGCGGTCCGCGACGGCGAGATCCGTGAAGTCGGCCCCGCCGAGGAACTGCGCACGCGGTACGAGGCCGCCGAGACCCTCGACGCGACGGGCTGTCTCGTCCTGCCCGGCCTCGTCAACACCCACACGCACCTGGCGATGACGCTGCTGCGCGGCCGCGCCGACGACGTCACGCTCCAGGGCTTCCTGGAGCGGGTGCTGCGCTGGGAAGCCGAGTTGTTGTCGCCGAAGAGCGTCGCCGCGGGGGTGCGGGCCGCGATCGCCGAGAGCGTACGGGCGGGGGTCACTTCGGCACTCGACATGTACTGGTTCCACGAGGCGGCCGAGCGGGTCGCCCGGGAGGCCGGCTGGCGGCTGCACACCGGGCCGACCTTCATGGACGTACCCGACCCCGCGGACGGCATCGCGTACGAGGACCGGATGGCGTGGGCCCGCCGCGACCTGGCCGCTCGCGCGACGGCTCGGCCCGGCACCCGTCCCGTCCTCTTCGCGCACTCGACCTACACGCTCTCGCCCGATCAGCTCACCGACATCGCCGCGCTGGCACGGGAGTTCGGCGCGCTGCTACACCTCCACGCGGCGGAGAACGCGACCGAGGTCGCCACCGTCGAGGTCCGCCACGGCAGGCGGCCCGTGGAACTGCTCGACTCGCTCGGGCTGCTCGGACCCGATCTGCTGATCGCGCACGCCGTGGATCTGACGGGTCCCGAGATCGCGGCCCTGGCCCGCACCGGCACCTCCGTGGCGCACTGTCCGGTCTCCAACCTGAAACTGGGCTGCGGCATCGCTCCGGTGCCGCGCCTGCTGAGCGCGGGTGTGACGGTCGGGCTCGGCACGGACGGAGCGGTCAGCTCGAACACGCTGGACGTGCTGGGGGCGGTGCGGCAGGCGGCCCTGGTCCACAAGGCGGCCGGCGATCCCACGGCGGTGGGCGCCGAGCAGGCGGTCCGGATGGCGACCCTCGAGGGTGCCCGCGCGCTGGGCCTCGGCGACCACCTCGGCTCCCTGGAGCCGGGCAAGCGCGCCGACCTGATCGTGCTCGACCTGAACGCGCCCCAGGTGCGGCCGGCGCACAACCCGTGGTCCACGCTCGCCTACGCCGCGCACTCGGCGGACGTGAGGGACACCGTCGTCGACGGCAGGATCCTGATGCGGGACCGCGTGCTCACGACGGTCGACGAGGCCACCACCCTCGCCGATCTGGAGGCCCTCGCCTGA
- a CDS encoding ABC transporter ATP-binding protein → MTPQRADAEVAVELRGITKRFPGTLANDAVDLTVRRGEIHALMGENGAGKSTLMSVLYGMERPDAGEIRIDGRTVTFADPGAAMAAGLGMVHQSFKLFDSLTVAENVVFAAEPRRFGLVDRAAARRRVRELATEHGLAVDPDARVGDLPVGLRQRVEILKLLHRGARTLILDEPTAVLTPAESDALFAVLKSLAAQGRTVILVTHKLREVLEGSDNVTVLRDGRVVARLRTAETTADEIAAAMTGRAVELDRVHAPGTPGDVVLDVEDLTTDAVREVGLTVRAGEIVGIAGVAGNGQSELIEALAGLRRVTAGRVTLRGRDITHASATERRARGLAYVPEDRHAVGTAAAASVADNLAMGHHRTSLSSRGLLPPAAVRAHARRLVERFGIKAATPEVPASALSGGNLQKLLIGRELAHEAPLLLVEQPTRGVDIGAIQNIHDELIAYRDAGHAVLLVSAELSEIRGLADRVLVMYEGRVTATYPKDEADERTLGLAMAGGAAPVEVGD, encoded by the coding sequence ATGACCCCGCAGCGAGCTGACGCCGAGGTCGCCGTCGAACTCCGGGGAATCACCAAGCGGTTCCCCGGCACGCTCGCCAACGACGCCGTCGACCTGACCGTCCGGCGCGGTGAGATCCACGCGCTGATGGGCGAGAACGGCGCGGGCAAGTCCACGCTCATGTCGGTCCTGTACGGCATGGAGCGGCCGGATGCCGGTGAGATACGGATCGACGGCCGCACGGTGACCTTCGCGGATCCCGGTGCCGCCATGGCCGCCGGGCTCGGGATGGTCCACCAGAGCTTCAAGCTGTTCGACTCGCTGACGGTCGCCGAGAACGTCGTCTTCGCGGCCGAGCCACGCCGCTTCGGTCTGGTCGACCGGGCGGCGGCCAGGCGCCGGGTGCGCGAACTCGCCACGGAGCACGGCCTCGCCGTCGATCCGGACGCCCGGGTCGGCGACCTGCCGGTCGGGCTGCGCCAGCGCGTGGAGATCCTGAAGCTGTTGCACCGCGGCGCGCGTACGCTCATCCTCGACGAGCCGACCGCGGTGCTCACCCCCGCGGAGTCCGACGCCCTGTTCGCGGTGCTCAAGTCGCTGGCCGCGCAGGGCCGCACGGTGATCCTTGTCACGCACAAGCTGCGTGAGGTCCTCGAAGGCAGCGACAACGTCACGGTGCTGCGCGACGGACGCGTCGTCGCCCGGCTGCGCACCGCCGAGACGACCGCCGACGAGATCGCCGCCGCGATGACGGGCCGCGCGGTCGAGCTGGACCGCGTGCACGCCCCGGGCACCCCGGGCGACGTGGTGCTGGACGTGGAGGATCTCACCACGGACGCGGTGCGCGAGGTCGGGCTCACCGTCCGCGCGGGCGAGATCGTCGGCATCGCCGGCGTCGCGGGCAACGGCCAGAGCGAGCTGATCGAGGCGCTGGCCGGACTGCGGCGGGTCACGGCCGGGCGGGTCACCCTGCGGGGCCGGGACATCACGCACGCCTCCGCGACCGAACGGCGGGCGCGAGGCCTCGCCTACGTGCCCGAGGACCGGCACGCGGTGGGCACGGCGGCCGCCGCGTCCGTCGCGGACAACCTCGCGATGGGCCACCACCGTACGTCCCTCTCGTCCCGCGGGCTGTTGCCGCCCGCGGCCGTACGCGCCCACGCGCGGCGGCTCGTCGAGCGCTTCGGCATCAAGGCGGCCACGCCCGAGGTGCCCGCTTCCGCGCTGTCCGGCGGCAACCTCCAGAAGCTGCTGATCGGCCGCGAACTCGCCCACGAGGCACCGCTGTTGCTGGTGGAGCAGCCGACGCGCGGGGTCGACATCGGCGCCATCCAGAACATCCACGACGAGCTGATCGCCTACCGCGACGCGGGCCACGCCGTCCTGCTGGTCTCGGCCGAGCTCAGCGAGATCCGCGGGCTCGCGGACCGGGTGCTGGTGATGTACGAGGGCCGCGTGACGGCGACGTACCCGAAGGACGAGGCGGACGAACGGACGCTGGGGCTGGCCATGGCCGGCGGCGCGGCTCCGGTGGAGGTCGGAGACTGA
- a CDS encoding FadR/GntR family transcriptional regulator, translated as MAVTDEAIEKIKGMIVSGTLRPGDRLPKESELAADLGLSRNSLREAVRALSLIRILDVRQGDGTYVTSLDPQLLLEALSFVVDFHRDDTVLEFLAVRRILEPAATAMAASRISEQQLHALTSQLDALGAAPSVEELVACDLEFHRGIVQSSGNSVLCSLLDGLSGPTTRARIWRGLTQEDAVSRTLHEHRAILSALRDRDAEAARSWATVHIASVEQWLRSTL; from the coding sequence ATGGCAGTCACCGATGAGGCGATCGAGAAGATCAAGGGCATGATCGTCTCCGGCACGCTGCGCCCCGGCGACCGGCTTCCCAAGGAGAGCGAGCTCGCCGCCGACCTCGGGCTGTCCCGGAACTCCCTGCGGGAGGCGGTGCGCGCGCTCTCGCTGATCCGCATCCTGGACGTACGGCAGGGCGACGGCACGTACGTCACCAGCCTGGATCCCCAGCTCCTCCTGGAGGCGCTGAGCTTCGTCGTCGACTTCCACCGGGACGACACGGTGCTGGAGTTCCTCGCCGTGCGCCGGATCCTGGAGCCCGCCGCGACGGCGATGGCCGCATCACGGATCAGCGAGCAGCAACTGCACGCCCTGACCTCCCAGTTGGACGCGCTGGGCGCCGCCCCCTCGGTGGAGGAACTCGTCGCCTGCGACCTGGAGTTCCACCGGGGCATCGTGCAGAGCTCCGGGAACTCGGTCCTGTGCTCGCTGCTGGACGGCCTCTCGGGGCCCACCACCCGGGCCCGGATCTGGCGCGGCCTCACCCAGGAGGACGCGGTCAGCCGCACCCTGCACGAGCACCGCGCGATCCTGTCCGCCCTGCGGGACCGCGACGCGGAGGCGGCCCGCTCGTGGGCGACGGTGCACATCGCGAGCGTGGAGCAGTGGCTGCGCAGCACCCTGTAG
- a CDS encoding ABC transporter permease — translation MFFDSDLLMSALRALTPILLAALGGALCERAGVFNIGLEGMMLMGCFTAVTTSWFTGSPWLGVLAAALAAAAYSLILAVGAVTLRGDAVVLGIAMNLLSVGLTSFLLRTVFGVQGTFDDPSLAGLPLVGGFSPLAYLAWAAVAVATLMLSRHVWGLRLRGVGEAPRAAATLGVSPAKYQYAAVLLSGVLCGLAGAQLALGNVTLFSENMTAGRGWIAVVAVMLGRALPLGVLLAALLFGLAEAAGFRLQGLGLPQQATDAAPYVVTLGALFLTTARRRRRTTPAGAVS, via the coding sequence ATGTTCTTCGACTCCGATCTCCTCATGTCGGCATTGCGCGCGCTCACCCCCATCCTGCTGGCCGCGCTCGGCGGCGCGCTCTGCGAACGGGCGGGCGTCTTCAACATCGGCCTCGAAGGCATGATGCTGATGGGCTGCTTCACGGCCGTGACCACGAGCTGGTTCACCGGCAGCCCCTGGCTCGGCGTCCTCGCGGCCGCGCTCGCCGCCGCCGCGTACTCCCTCATCCTCGCCGTCGGCGCGGTGACCCTGCGCGGGGACGCGGTGGTGCTGGGCATCGCCATGAACCTCCTCTCCGTCGGCCTGACCAGCTTCCTGCTGCGTACGGTCTTCGGTGTGCAGGGCACCTTTGACGATCCGTCACTGGCCGGGCTGCCGTTGGTCGGTGGCTTCTCGCCGCTCGCCTATCTGGCGTGGGCCGCGGTCGCGGTGGCCACGCTGATGCTCTCGCGGCACGTGTGGGGACTGCGCCTGCGCGGGGTCGGCGAGGCACCTCGGGCCGCGGCGACCCTCGGTGTCAGTCCAGCCAAGTACCAATACGCGGCCGTACTCCTCTCGGGCGTCCTGTGCGGGCTCGCGGGGGCTCAACTCGCCCTCGGCAACGTCACGTTGTTCTCCGAGAACATGACGGCGGGGCGCGGCTGGATCGCCGTCGTCGCGGTCATGCTCGGGCGCGCCCTGCCCCTGGGCGTCCTGCTCGCCGCGCTGCTCTTCGGCCTCGCCGAGGCCGCCGGCTTCCGTCTGCAGGGCCTCGGCCTGCCTCAGCAGGCGACCGACGCCGCGCCGTACGTCGTCACGCTCGGCGCCCTCTTCCTCACGACGGCCCGCCGCCGTCGCCGCACCACCCCCGCTGGAGCCGTCTCATGA
- a CDS encoding ABC transporter permease translates to MNRIAGALRSPVTFSVLAGVVIGALFLVGTGADPFTAYGAVLSGSLGADGIGSTLTTVTSVLGLALALAIPLRAGLINLGGDGQLVLGGMAAAVTGLYTPLPAPLTVLLALLAGMAAGAGYAALAALCENHFGVPLLVSSLLLSYPASSLASYLARYPLKEPGSSLPQTRQLPDGVALPAFGSSTVTVGLLLVVLAAATYWFTDRRTAIGYEIRMTGLNSRFAAYAGVERRGLTLRLMATSGALAGLVGAIGVLSFPYRFLDGALTAPGYTWTGLTAALLAGAAPLGTVLASFFFAVLQVGGLSMERTTEVPRELTQVLQAIVIVFLAARLRFPRGRLRKKAAV, encoded by the coding sequence ATGAACCGAATAGCGGGAGCCCTCCGCTCCCCCGTCACCTTCTCCGTCCTCGCAGGCGTGGTCATCGGCGCGCTCTTCCTCGTGGGCACCGGCGCCGATCCCTTCACCGCGTACGGCGCCGTCCTGAGCGGCTCTCTCGGCGCCGACGGCATCGGATCGACCTTGACCACCGTCACCAGCGTCCTCGGCCTGGCCCTGGCGCTGGCGATCCCGCTGCGCGCCGGGCTCATCAACCTCGGCGGGGACGGCCAACTGGTGCTGGGCGGGATGGCCGCGGCCGTCACCGGGCTGTACACGCCACTGCCCGCACCACTCACCGTCCTCCTCGCGCTCCTCGCGGGCATGGCGGCGGGCGCCGGGTATGCCGCCCTGGCCGCCCTGTGCGAGAACCACTTCGGGGTTCCGCTCCTGGTGAGCAGCCTGCTGCTCAGCTACCCGGCGTCGTCGCTCGCCTCCTACCTGGCCCGCTACCCGCTCAAGGAACCCGGCTCCAGCCTCCCGCAGACACGGCAACTGCCGGACGGGGTCGCCCTGCCGGCCTTCGGCTCGTCGACCGTGACGGTCGGGCTGCTGCTGGTCGTGCTGGCGGCGGCCACGTACTGGTTCACCGACCGGCGCACGGCGATCGGCTACGAGATCCGGATGACCGGGCTCAACTCCCGTTTCGCCGCGTACGCAGGCGTCGAGCGCAGGGGGCTGACGCTGCGGCTGATGGCCACCTCGGGCGCGCTGGCCGGGCTGGTCGGTGCGATCGGCGTCCTGAGCTTCCCGTACCGCTTCCTCGACGGGGCTCTCACCGCCCCCGGCTACACCTGGACGGGCCTGACCGCCGCGCTGCTGGCGGGCGCGGCCCCGCTGGGCACGGTACTGGCGTCGTTCTTCTTCGCCGTGCTCCAGGTCGGCGGGCTCTCGATGGAGCGCACGACCGAGGTGCCGCGCGAACTGACGCAGGTGCTGCAGGCCATCGTCATCGTGTTCCTGGCGGCCCGGCTGCGCTTCCCGCGCGGCCGGCTCCGGAAGAAGGCTGCTGTCTGA
- a CDS encoding SMP-30/gluconolactonase/LRE family protein, with the protein MTSTHRSFPDRLSRRRLLTAGAAAAGAALAGSLAGPAWAAGKPLPTVIHLPNGIRPEGITIGGGPYAYLGSIADGSVYRADLRTGQGRTIAPGPGTAAAGLKLDGRGRLFIATVGTGARVVDVRTGAELASYVLATEPETFVNDVVLTPRAVWFTDSYQPTLYALPLGPGGALPAAADVVRLPLSGDWSQVPGATINANGITRTPDGAALLVVQTGAGGLHRVDPRTGVTRLVDLGDAAPLVNGDGLLLTGRTLYVVQNMQNAIDVFRLSPDGRSGVFQRRLTAPDLDVPTTVAAYGDRLYLPNARFTTTPTPDTPYDVIAVAR; encoded by the coding sequence GTGACATCCACGCACCGTTCGTTCCCAGACCGTCTCAGCCGCCGAAGACTGCTCACCGCCGGTGCCGCGGCCGCCGGCGCCGCGCTCGCCGGGTCCTTGGCCGGCCCGGCCTGGGCAGCGGGGAAGCCGTTACCCACCGTCATCCATCTGCCGAACGGCATCCGCCCGGAGGGCATCACCATCGGGGGCGGCCCGTACGCCTACCTCGGATCCATCGCCGACGGTTCGGTCTACCGCGCCGATCTGCGCACCGGACAGGGCCGGACCATCGCCCCGGGTCCGGGTACGGCGGCGGCCGGGCTCAAACTCGACGGCAGGGGACGGCTGTTCATCGCCACGGTCGGTACGGGCGCCCGCGTGGTGGACGTCCGTACCGGCGCCGAACTCGCGTCGTACGTTCTCGCCACGGAGCCCGAGACCTTCGTCAACGACGTGGTCCTGACCCCCCGCGCGGTCTGGTTCACGGACTCCTACCAGCCCACGCTGTACGCGCTGCCGCTCGGCCCGGGTGGCGCGCTGCCGGCCGCGGCCGACGTCGTACGGCTCCCCCTGAGCGGCGACTGGAGCCAGGTACCCGGCGCCACGATCAACGCCAACGGGATCACACGGACCCCGGACGGTGCCGCCCTGCTCGTCGTGCAGACCGGGGCCGGCGGCCTGCACCGGGTCGATCCGAGGACCGGAGTCACCCGGCTCGTCGACCTCGGCGACGCGGCGCCCCTGGTCAACGGCGACGGGCTGCTGCTCACCGGCCGGACGCTGTACGTGGTGCAGAACATGCAGAACGCGATCGACGTCTTCCGGCTCTCGCCCGACGGGCGCAGCGGCGTCTTCCAGCGCCGCCTCACCGCCCCGGACCTCGACGTGCCGACCACCGTGGCCGCGTACGGGGACCGCCTGTACCTGCCCAACGCCCGGTTCACGACCACGCCGACGCCGGACACCCCGTACGACGTGATCGCCGTCGCACGCTGA